One stretch of Micromonospora echinospora DNA includes these proteins:
- the disA gene encoding DNA integrity scanning diadenylate cyclase DisA, with the protein MPIDRDATKPATATPHARTGAVSGNPARAISVSVNGSVGGGAGGDPLRANLALMAPGTALRDGLERILRGRTGALIVLGYDKVVEQICTGGFPMDVEFSATRVRELCKMDGAVVLSSDGTRIVQAGVHLMPDPSIPTEESGTRHRTAERVARQTGYPVISVSQSMRIISLYVNGQRHVLDDSAAILSRANQALATLERYKLRLDEVSGTLSALEIEDLVTVRDAVAVVQRLEMVRRIADEIAGYVVELGTDGRLLALQLDELMAGVDADRTLVIRDYLPVGRKSRTLDEALVELDLLSATELIDLVAVAKAIGYPSASDALDAAVSPRGFRLLAKVPRLPVAVVDRLVVHFGSLQRLLGATVEDLQAVEGVGDARARGVREGLSRLAEASILERYV; encoded by the coding sequence GTGCCGATCGACCGCGATGCCACCAAGCCCGCAACGGCGACGCCGCACGCCCGTACCGGCGCCGTGAGCGGCAACCCCGCTCGTGCCATCAGCGTGAGCGTCAACGGAAGCGTCGGCGGCGGGGCCGGCGGCGATCCGCTGCGCGCCAACCTCGCCCTGATGGCTCCGGGCACCGCCCTGCGGGACGGCCTGGAGCGGATCCTGCGCGGCCGCACGGGCGCGCTGATCGTGCTCGGCTACGACAAGGTGGTCGAGCAGATCTGCACCGGCGGCTTCCCGATGGACGTGGAGTTCTCCGCCACCCGGGTCCGCGAGCTGTGCAAGATGGACGGCGCTGTCGTCCTGTCCAGCGACGGCACCCGGATCGTGCAGGCCGGCGTGCACCTGATGCCCGACCCGTCGATCCCCACCGAGGAGTCCGGCACCCGGCACCGCACCGCCGAGCGGGTGGCCCGGCAGACCGGCTACCCGGTCATCTCGGTCAGCCAGTCGATGCGGATCATCAGCCTCTACGTGAACGGCCAGCGACACGTGCTGGACGACTCGGCGGCGATCCTGTCCCGCGCCAACCAGGCGCTGGCCACGCTGGAGCGCTACAAGCTGCGGCTGGACGAGGTCTCCGGCACGCTCTCCGCGCTGGAGATCGAAGACCTGGTCACCGTCCGCGACGCGGTGGCTGTGGTGCAGCGGCTGGAGATGGTCCGCCGCATCGCCGACGAGATCGCCGGTTACGTGGTCGAGCTGGGCACCGACGGCCGCCTGCTGGCCCTTCAGCTCGACGAGTTGATGGCCGGCGTGGACGCCGACCGCACCCTGGTCATCCGCGACTACCTGCCGGTCGGCCGCAAGTCGCGCACCCTGGACGAGGCGCTTGTCGAACTCGACCTGCTCAGCGCCACCGAGCTGATCGACCTCGTGGCGGTCGCCAAGGCGATCGGCTACCCGTCCGCCTCGGACGCGCTCGACGCGGCGGTCAGCCCGCGCGGGTTCCGCCTGCTCGCCAAGGTGCCCCGGCTGCCGGTCGCCGTGGTCGACCGGCTGGTGGTGCACTTCGGCAGCCTCCAGCGGCTGCTCGGCGCGACGGTGGAGGACCTCCAGGCCGTCGAGGGCGTGGGCGACGCCCGCGCCCGCGGGGTCCGCGAGGGCCTGTCGCGGCTCGCCGAGGCGTCCATCCTCGAACGGTACGTCTGA
- a CDS encoding peptide deformylase has protein sequence MTGPEYAGLGGWTPEKLGVAGAVRPVVAAPEPVLSQPGPEVDPTSADVVRLAADLVATMRVSPGCVGLAAPQVGVSAQVFAVDVTGHPKAVTVHGTFVLCNARVVEASRWKAGREGCMSVPDLTGDVKRASRLVVEGALPGTGEPVRLVTDGFEARALQHEIDHCAGLLFLDRVAGAHAIYQRKVYL, from the coding sequence GTGACCGGGCCGGAGTACGCGGGCCTGGGCGGCTGGACGCCGGAGAAGCTCGGTGTCGCCGGTGCGGTACGCCCGGTGGTGGCCGCGCCGGAGCCGGTGCTGAGCCAACCCGGCCCGGAGGTCGACCCGACGTCTGCCGACGTGGTGCGGCTCGCCGCGGACCTGGTGGCCACGATGCGGGTCTCGCCCGGCTGTGTGGGCCTGGCGGCGCCGCAGGTGGGGGTGAGCGCGCAGGTGTTCGCGGTGGACGTCACCGGGCACCCGAAGGCGGTCACCGTGCACGGCACGTTCGTGCTCTGCAACGCGCGGGTGGTGGAGGCGAGCCGGTGGAAGGCGGGCCGGGAGGGCTGCATGTCGGTGCCGGACCTGACCGGCGACGTGAAGCGGGCCAGCCGGCTGGTGGTGGAGGGCGCGCTGCCGGGCACCGGGGAACCGGTCCGGTTGGTGACCGACGGTTTCGAGGCGCGTGCGCTCCAGCACGAGATCGACCACTGCGCGGGGCTGCTCTTCCTCGACCGGGTGGCCGGCGCGCACGCGATCTACCAGCGCAAGGTCTACCTCTGA
- a CDS encoding glycine cleavage system protein R produces MNELAITVIGRDRPGIVADVAEVLARLGANLTDSTMTRLRGHFAMTLICVGPAAADVEAALAPLAADGHLLATVRTVTPDAGSAPAGEPYVLAVHGADRMGIVAAMTRVLTDAGGNVTDLSTRLTGSLYVVVAEVELPPGVSDEVAGRLTRVAAELGVGVSLRPADTDLL; encoded by the coding sequence ATGAACGAGCTCGCGATCACCGTCATCGGCCGGGACCGGCCGGGCATCGTCGCCGACGTCGCCGAGGTCCTCGCCCGGCTCGGCGCGAACCTCACCGACTCGACGATGACCCGGCTGCGTGGACACTTCGCGATGACCCTGATCTGCGTGGGACCGGCCGCCGCCGACGTCGAGGCCGCGCTGGCCCCGCTCGCCGCCGACGGGCACCTGCTGGCCACCGTACGCACGGTCACGCCCGACGCCGGCAGCGCGCCCGCCGGTGAGCCGTACGTGCTGGCGGTGCACGGCGCCGACCGGATGGGCATCGTGGCGGCGATGACCCGGGTGCTCACCGACGCGGGCGGGAACGTGACCGACCTGAGCACGCGGCTGACCGGTTCGCTCTACGTGGTGGTCGCCGAGGTCGAGCTGCCGCCGGGCGTCTCCGACGAGGTGGCCGGCCGGCTCACGCGCGTCGCGGCGGAGCTGGGTGTCGGGGTCAGCCTCCGCCCGGCGGACACGGACCTGCTGTGA
- a CDS encoding A/G-specific adenine glycosylase codes for MSEPTFATQVSRWYERNARELPWREPGTGAWAILVSEVMLQQTPVVRVVPAFQAWLARWPEPRALAEDTPAEAIRMWGRLGYPRRAVRLRECAVAIVERHGGVVPDRLDQLLALPGVGTYTARAVAAFAYGQRHPVVDTNVRRVVCRAIAGEPDAGPTTRPADLVATEELLPIEPAAAALASAAFMELGAVVCTARAPRCAICPVESSCAWRASGQAAPTGPTRRPQRYAGTDRQVRGLLLAVLRDATGPVPHQRLDQVWQDDVQRARALAGLVTDGLVEPVGEESFRLAGDGPAVPLP; via the coding sequence ATGTCCGAGCCCACATTCGCCACCCAGGTCAGCAGGTGGTACGAGCGCAACGCCCGTGAACTGCCCTGGCGCGAGCCGGGTACCGGCGCCTGGGCGATCCTGGTTTCCGAGGTCATGCTCCAGCAGACCCCGGTGGTACGGGTGGTGCCCGCCTTCCAGGCGTGGCTGGCCCGCTGGCCCGAGCCGCGCGCGCTCGCCGAGGACACCCCGGCCGAGGCGATCCGCATGTGGGGGCGGCTCGGCTACCCCCGCCGGGCGGTACGCCTGCGCGAGTGCGCGGTGGCCATCGTGGAGCGGCACGGCGGCGTGGTGCCCGACCGGCTCGACCAGCTGCTGGCGCTGCCGGGCGTCGGCACGTACACGGCACGCGCGGTCGCCGCCTTCGCGTACGGGCAGCGACATCCGGTGGTGGACACGAACGTGCGGCGCGTGGTGTGCCGGGCGATCGCCGGTGAACCCGACGCCGGTCCGACGACCCGCCCCGCCGACCTGGTCGCCACCGAGGAACTGCTGCCGATCGAACCGGCCGCCGCCGCCCTGGCCAGCGCCGCGTTCATGGAACTCGGGGCGGTCGTCTGCACCGCCCGCGCCCCGCGCTGCGCGATCTGCCCGGTCGAGTCGAGTTGCGCCTGGCGGGCCTCCGGCCAGGCCGCCCCTACCGGGCCGACGCGCCGTCCGCAGCGCTACGCCGGCACCGACCGGCAGGTACGCGGACTGCTGCTCGCCGTGCTCCGCGACGCCACCGGGCCGGTGCCGCACCAGCGGCTGGACCAGGTCTGGCAGGACGACGTCCAGCGGGCCCGCGCGCTGGCCGGCCTGGTCACTGACGGACTGGTGGAACCGGTGGGCGAGGAGTCGTTCCGCCTGGCCGGTGACGGCCCCGCCGTCCCCCTCCCCTGA
- a CDS encoding ATP-dependent Clp protease ATP-binding subunit, with protein MFERFTDRARRVVVLAQEEARMLNHNYIGTEHILLGLIHEGEGVAAKALESLGISLEGVRQQVEEIIGQGQQAPSGHIPFTPRAKKVLELSLREALQLGHNYIGTEHILLGLIREGEGVAAQVLVKLGADLNRVRQQVIQLLSGYQGKEPAAAGAAPGEAAPSTSLVLDQFGRNLTQAAREGKLDPVIGREKEIERVMQVLSRRTKNNPVLIGEPGVGKTAVVEGLSQKIIKGEVPETLKDKQLYTLDLGALVAGSRYRGDFEERLKKVLKEIRTRGDIILFIDEIHTLVGAGAAEGAIDAASILKPMLARGELQTIGATTLDEYRKHLEKDAALERRFQPIQVGEPSLAHTIEILKGLRDRYEAHHRVSITDAALVAAATLADRYISDRFLPDKAIDLIDEAGARMRIRRMTAPPDLRDFDERIAQVRRDKESAIDAQDFERAAQLRDTEKQLLGQKAQREKEWKAGDLDVVSEVDDEQIAEVLGNWTGIPVYKLTEEETSRLLRMEDELHKRVIGQEDAVKAVSKAIRRTRAGLKDPKRPSGSFIFAGPSGVGKTELSKALAEFLFGSEDALIQLDMSEFHDRYTVSRLVGAPPGYVGYDEGGQLTEKVRRRPFSVVLFDEIEKAHPDVFNTLLQILEDGRLTDGQGRIVDFKNTVIILTTNLGTRDVAKAVSLGFQASEDSESNYDRMKQKVNDELKQHFRPEFLNRIDDTIVFHQLRQQEILSIVDIMIQRIETQLRNKDMGLELTDNAKKYLALKGFDPVLGARPLRRTIQRDIEDNLSERILFNELTPGQIVVVDCEGDPENIDKSKLVFRGADRPDAVPDAVPADLGGTAATGADDAA; from the coding sequence ATGTTCGAGCGGTTCACCGACCGAGCGCGACGGGTTGTCGTCCTGGCCCAAGAAGAGGCCCGGATGCTCAACCACAACTACATCGGTACGGAACACATCCTGTTGGGCCTGATCCATGAGGGTGAGGGTGTCGCGGCGAAGGCCCTGGAGAGCCTCGGCATCTCCCTGGAGGGCGTGCGTCAGCAGGTCGAGGAGATCATCGGTCAGGGTCAGCAGGCGCCGAGCGGGCACATCCCGTTCACGCCGCGGGCCAAGAAGGTGCTGGAGCTGTCGCTGCGCGAGGCGTTGCAGCTCGGCCACAACTACATCGGCACGGAGCACATCCTGCTGGGCCTGATCCGCGAGGGCGAGGGCGTCGCCGCCCAGGTCCTGGTGAAGCTGGGCGCCGACCTGAACCGGGTCCGCCAGCAGGTCATCCAGCTGCTGTCGGGCTATCAGGGCAAGGAGCCGGCCGCGGCGGGTGCCGCGCCGGGTGAGGCCGCGCCGTCGACCAGCCTGGTGTTGGACCAGTTCGGCCGGAACCTGACCCAGGCCGCCCGGGAGGGCAAGCTCGACCCGGTGATCGGGCGCGAGAAGGAGATCGAGCGGGTCATGCAGGTGCTGTCCCGCCGCACCAAGAACAACCCGGTGCTGATCGGTGAGCCCGGCGTCGGCAAGACCGCCGTGGTGGAGGGCCTGTCCCAGAAGATCATCAAGGGCGAGGTGCCGGAGACGCTGAAGGACAAGCAGCTCTACACCCTGGACCTCGGTGCTCTGGTGGCGGGTTCGCGCTATCGGGGTGATTTCGAGGAGCGTCTGAAGAAGGTCCTCAAGGAGATCCGCACCCGCGGCGACATCATCTTGTTCATCGACGAGATCCACACCCTCGTCGGCGCGGGCGCGGCCGAGGGTGCGATCGACGCGGCGAGCATTTTGAAGCCGATGCTGGCTCGTGGTGAGCTGCAGACCATCGGCGCCACCACGCTGGATGAGTACCGCAAGCATTTGGAGAAGGACGCCGCTCTGGAGCGTCGTTTCCAGCCGATCCAGGTGGGTGAGCCGTCCCTGGCGCACACCATCGAGATTTTGAAGGGCCTGCGGGACCGCTACGAGGCGCACCACCGGGTGTCGATCACCGACGCCGCCCTGGTCGCCGCCGCGACGCTGGCGGATCGGTACATCTCGGATCGGTTCCTGCCGGACAAGGCGATCGACCTGATCGACGAGGCGGGTGCGCGGATGCGGATCCGTCGGATGACCGCGCCGCCGGACCTGCGGGACTTCGACGAGCGCATCGCGCAGGTGCGTCGGGACAAGGAGTCCGCGATCGACGCGCAGGACTTCGAGCGGGCCGCGCAGCTGCGCGACACCGAGAAGCAGCTGCTGGGTCAGAAGGCGCAGCGGGAGAAGGAGTGGAAGGCCGGCGACCTCGACGTCGTGTCCGAGGTTGATGACGAGCAGATCGCCGAGGTCCTCGGTAACTGGACCGGCATCCCGGTGTACAAGCTGACCGAGGAGGAAACCTCCCGGCTGCTGCGTATGGAAGACGAGCTGCACAAGCGCGTCATCGGTCAGGAAGACGCCGTCAAGGCCGTGTCGAAGGCGATCCGCCGTACCCGCGCAGGGTTGAAGGACCCGAAGCGGCCGTCCGGCTCGTTCATCTTCGCCGGCCCGTCCGGTGTCGGTAAGACCGAGCTGTCCAAGGCGCTCGCCGAGTTCCTCTTCGGCAGCGAGGACGCCCTCATCCAGCTCGACATGTCGGAGTTCCACGACCGGTACACCGTGTCCCGCCTGGTCGGCGCGCCGCCCGGGTATGTCGGGTATGACGAGGGTGGGCAGCTGACCGAGAAGGTCCGTCGCCGGCCGTTCTCCGTGGTGTTGTTCGACGAGATCGAAAAAGCTCACCCGGACGTGTTCAACACGCTCCTGCAGATCCTGGAAGACGGCCGTCTCACCGACGGTCAGGGCCGGATCGTGGACTTCAAGAACACCGTCATCATCCTGACCACCAACCTCGGCACCCGCGACGTCGCCAAAGCCGTGTCGCTGGGTTTCCAGGCGTCGGAGGACTCCGAGTCGAACTACGACCGGATGAAGCAGAAAGTCAACGACGAACTCAAGCAGCACTTCCGGCCCGAGTTCCTCAACCGCATCGACGACACCATCGTCTTCCACCAGCTGCGCCAGCAGGAAATCCTGTCGATCGTCGACATCATGATCCAGCGCATCGAAACCCAGCTGCGCAACAAGGACATGGGCCTCGAACTGACCGACAACGCCAAGAAGTACCTCGCCCTCAAGGGCTTCGACCCCGTCCTCGGCGCACGGCCCCTGCGCCGCACCATCCAACGCGACATCGAGGACAACCTGTCCGAACGGATCCTGTTCAACGAGCTGACCCCGGGTCAGATCGTCGTCGTGGACTGCGAGGGCGACCCGGAGAACATCGACAAGTCCAAGCTCGTCTTCCGGGGCGCGGACCGGCCGGACGCCGTGCCGGACGCGGTCCCGGCGGACCTCGGTGGCACCGCCGCCACCGGCGCGGACGACGCCGCGTAA
- a CDS encoding histone-like nucleoid-structuring protein Lsr2: MAKQIIHKLVDDLDGGDADETVKFALDGVQYEIDLSAPNAEKLRDVFAPYIANGTKVGRGGVVVGGRAARGRGGATADREQNRAIREWAKKAGKDISDRGRIPQEIVDEYHAKAGH, encoded by the coding sequence GTGGCCAAGCAGATCATTCACAAGCTGGTCGATGACCTGGACGGCGGGGACGCTGACGAGACCGTCAAGTTCGCGCTCGACGGCGTGCAGTACGAGATCGACCTCTCCGCACCCAACGCAGAGAAATTGCGTGACGTATTCGCGCCGTACATCGCGAACGGAACGAAGGTCGGTCGCGGGGGTGTGGTCGTGGGCGGCCGGGCCGCTCGGGGTCGAGGCGGCGCGACCGCGGACCGCGAGCAGAACCGGGCCATCCGCGAGTGGGCCAAGAAGGCCGGCAAGGACATCTCCGACCGGGGTCGTATCCCGCAGGAGATCGTGGACGAGTACCACGCGAAGGCGGGGCACTGA
- the lysS gene encoding lysine--tRNA ligase: MTEQNALPADPADDLPEQMKVRREKRDRMLAEGTEPYPVGFPRTTTLARLRERYADLPTDTATGDRASVTGRVIFIRNTGKLCFATLRDGDGTELQAMLSLDRVGPERLADWKRLVDLGDHVGVTGEVITSRRGELSVLAEEWAVTAKALRPLPVAHKPLSEESRVRQRYVDLVVRPQARQMVRTRATAVRSLRDTLHGQDYIEVETPMLQLLHGGAAARPFVTHSNALDTDLYLRIAPELFLKRAVVGGVDRVFEINRNFRNEGIDSSHSPEFAMLEAYQAYGDYDTMAELTRNLVQQAAVAVAGSTVVTHADGHEFDLGGEWRSVTLFGVLSEALGEEVTVRTERARLVEYADKVGLSVDPKWGPGKLAEELFEELVVPSLQAPTFVRDYPEETSPLTRAHRSEPGLAEKWDLYVLGFELGTAYSELVDPVVQRERLMAQAQLAARGDDEAMRLDEDFLRAMEYGMPPSGGMGMGIDRLLMALTGLGIRETILFPLVRPE; the protein is encoded by the coding sequence GTGACCGAGCAGAACGCCCTGCCAGCAGACCCCGCCGACGACCTTCCCGAGCAGATGAAGGTCCGCCGGGAGAAGCGGGACCGGATGCTCGCCGAGGGCACCGAGCCGTACCCGGTGGGTTTTCCGCGCACCACCACGCTGGCGCGGCTGCGCGAGCGCTACGCGGACCTGCCCACCGACACCGCCACCGGCGACCGGGCCTCGGTCACCGGCCGGGTGATCTTCATTCGCAACACCGGCAAGCTCTGCTTCGCAACGCTTCGCGACGGTGACGGCACCGAACTCCAGGCGATGCTCTCGCTGGACCGGGTCGGGCCGGAGCGGCTGGCGGACTGGAAGCGCCTGGTCGACCTCGGCGACCATGTCGGCGTGACCGGCGAGGTGATCACCAGCCGGCGCGGCGAGCTGTCCGTGCTCGCCGAGGAGTGGGCGGTCACCGCCAAGGCGCTGCGCCCGCTGCCGGTGGCGCACAAGCCGCTGAGCGAGGAGTCCCGGGTCCGCCAGCGCTACGTGGACCTGGTGGTTCGCCCGCAGGCCCGGCAGATGGTCCGCACCCGGGCCACCGCCGTCCGCAGCCTGCGGGACACCCTGCACGGGCAGGACTACATCGAGGTCGAGACCCCGATGCTGCAACTGCTGCACGGCGGTGCGGCGGCCCGCCCATTCGTGACCCACAGCAATGCGCTCGACACGGATCTGTATCTGCGAATCGCGCCGGAACTATTTCTCAAGCGCGCGGTGGTCGGCGGCGTCGACCGCGTCTTCGAGATCAACCGCAACTTCCGTAATGAGGGCATCGACTCTTCGCACTCGCCGGAGTTCGCGATGCTGGAGGCGTACCAGGCGTACGGCGACTACGACACGATGGCCGAGCTGACCCGAAATCTCGTACAGCAGGCCGCGGTCGCGGTCGCCGGATCGACCGTGGTGACCCACGCGGACGGGCACGAGTTCGATCTGGGTGGCGAGTGGCGCTCGGTGACGCTGTTCGGTGTTCTTTCCGAAGCGCTCGGTGAGGAGGTCACCGTCCGCACCGAAAGAGCACGCCTGGTCGAGTACGCGGACAAGGTCGGTCTCTCCGTCGACCCGAAGTGGGGACCGGGCAAGCTGGCCGAGGAGTTGTTCGAGGAACTCGTGGTGCCGTCGCTTCAGGCGCCCACGTTCGTCCGCGACTACCCGGAGGAGACCAGCCCGCTGACCCGGGCCCACCGCAGCGAGCCGGGCCTTGCCGAGAAGTGGGACCTGTACGTGCTCGGATTCGAGCTGGGCACTGCGTACTCCGAGCTGGTCGACCCGGTCGTGCAGCGGGAGCGGCTGATGGCCCAGGCGCAGCTCGCGGCGCGCGGCGACGACGAGGCGATGCGGCTGGACGAGGATTTTCTCCGAGCGATGGAGTATGGAATGCCGCCCTCCGGTGGCATGGGAATGGGAATCGATCGCCTGCTGATGGCGCTGACCGGGCTGGGAATTCGGGAAACGATCCTGTTCCCGTTGGTCCGGCCGGAGTAG